The sequence below is a genomic window from Bradysia coprophila strain Holo2 chromosome X unlocalized genomic scaffold, BU_Bcop_v1 contig_128, whole genome shotgun sequence.
tttttaagcTATTTAACCATTTATCCTGTTTAAGGTTTGGTTTAAAAACAGAAGAGCAAAGTGTCGACAATTGCAGAAACAGCACCAACAAAGCAGCTCAAATAATACGACAAATTCAACTAGTGCTCGACATAATTCGTCTGAAACAACATCATTAAGTTCAACAAATAATATCGGGAAAATACGAACAATTCCGCCAGGCAAATTAAAAGCGAAAATACCAGCACCATTACTGAGTACAAGGTATGATATCGTtagaaaattggaatttttatttttgtcgttccGAGACTGTATACtttcgccattttattagattcgCGGGaccacaccttttccatacaaataaattcaccaaaatcgaatttcgatGGTGTGGTGATCATAATCTATCCACAAAATTTAGTAAATTGAAAGTATGAGAGTATATGCAGTGCCCGGCCATGCATCCTgtccgcacgttagtaagcgggcgtgacgcaagttcactaccaaaaatgttttaccaaaaCTTGTTTGAGGAcagcggagcatatttacagcaactttttgacttctccccttTAACTCTaacgacccccaaactaggatatctggaatctaTGAATCcctacgagttcaacgagctatcacacgttactgcagcttcaacattggccgagatattgaacttcgaaatatggATGATTGTATGAAactaagcaaaatttcgttttttcagataactgaaatcgcctacgttagttagttagttcctatggaaaagtggatccagcaactcctaaacgtttctatagattttcctgaaattatAGGCTAATattggcccaaaaataagaatggaattttcaaaagttggaaaaaactcatatcttgggagctggagctcctcaaagtctccatacaaatcccatataaaagccaatttgtatgtgtgtgtgtgtgagctgtatattttgttgcatggTAATGTGATGAATAGTGTatgttgttttgggatgtaGGGAGTTGTTGGGATCACTAAGAATAACCTTCCATTAGGTTCTTAAgttttgggatgacaggtgattcctctggcacttcctaacttccatcggatttttgatggatttgggttattttcgacatgggtgaggtgttccaaagttggttcctaaattttgggatgccagatgattcctctggcacttcctaacttccatcggattttttgatggatttgagttatattcgacatgagtgagatgttccaaggttggttcctaaattttgggatgacagatgattcctctggcactacctaacttccatcggattttttgatggatttgagttatattcgacatgagtgagatgttccaaggttggttcctaaattttgggatgacagatgattcctctggcactacctaacttccatcggattttttgatggatttgagttatattcgacatgagtgagatgttccaaggttggttcctaaattttgggatgacagatgattcctctggcacttcctaatttccatcggattttttgatggatttaggttattttcgacatgaatgAGGTTTTCccaggttggttcctaaattttgagatgacagatgattcctctggcacttcctaacttccatcggatttttcgatggatttgggttattttcgatataagtgaggtgtaccaagattggtttctagattttgggattcagactgacttctctagaattttttaattttcataatgttttttgatgttgtcgaaatgacatacttacaaaagtggtaatatcagtcaaaaaacccttaaacagtaaatgtgacgcaagtcctttatcttacttacaaaataactgatatccctgagggtgacgcattgtgcgtcgtacgcaaaagttttatcaacaaaaaattgactcaaaaaatttgtgaaagaaaattttacaacaagaaatttgcgtcacaagtggcagatgttgaggaacgttttgttaggaaaatggttgaaaaatgtactgaaagaatgtaaacgaaagaaaaccgaatcatctgccacttgtgacgcaaatttcttgttgtaaaattttctttcacaaattttttgggtcaattttttgttgataaaacttttgcgtacgacgcacaatgagtaaccctcagcgatatcagttattttgtaagtaagataaaggacttgcgtcacatttacgcTTTacgggttttttgactgattaacATTATACTTCTTCTACTAACAGAAACGTTAGTTGAGCTCACTCAAATGGGTATCCATGCAGCTACTATGGTCGAGGATGCTCGCctaatcattttaaaaattttccattgccTCGTTTTTTTCTACCAGTTCACTTTTACCAAAAGAATGGGTCAATTGTTCCATGACACCGCTCGAAAATGTATCGCTCTAGATCATCTGTTGCATGACTGTTGCTTCATTGTTTACTTACTATGGTTTTGAAActgttttgaataaaaatgcaattttcaaccAACGATAGACAGGCaacgaaacattttcgagATGTGCCCCCGTAGAATGATTTTTTGATCAGAAAGCATAATGCTGCACCAGTTAATAGTAAACTTAATTCGCGTGtattttttgaacacaaaagaTAACTCTTCTAGTTAGATACAGGACACAGTAATCGATTAAAATCGGGAAAATCAATCCCGAAGCAGCTTTTACTCGGAtgaattccaaaaaattgtagACTTCCAAGACGAAGTTCCTGCAAATGGAAATCACATGAACAATTAACTATAACCTTACTGGTAACATATACAACGGAATTACCTCCGAGGAATATTTAGCATTGATCAAAGTCACTTTTACGTAGCGTTTGCTGGCATCAATGTCGAGTGCATCAAAAATCAGATTAACAATTGTTTCGAAGTCATCAATTTTGACGTTATTATTGTCTATTATTGACTGCGGATGAGCGTTAACATGGAACTTCTGCAGCTTCGGCAATTCACATATTATTGAAGCTATTTGCTTTGCCGAAATGTGAACTGACTCCAATTTCAAATCCGTTATAGTCGATGGTAACGTGAAAGCGGGTTTCCACTTCCAAAAGAAGATACTGGGAAAAGTCAGGCCAAATAATTTAAGGCTGTGCATCTTTTGCAGCGATGCAAAAACGTTTTCGTCGATTCGGAAACCTTTAATCTCCAGACCTTCAATCCAGTCCAAATGGAGCAACAATGGTCCCATGACATAGCTCGAGTTTAGGTGACGAGTTGACAATTTCAATCGCTTCAGCGATCTTATTTGCGATAGCTGTATCAAGTATTCTGGTGAAGCGACCAAACCGAGAAAGTTGACCTGTTCCAGCCGGGGCAATAATGCCAACGATCCCAATGGAAACCCGTGAAAGCCTAGACAGTGTATGGTAAcacttttgattttgtcgtttgtctcgaaaaattttgttatcgATTTATTGTGAACGCCTCGACAATATCTGAAATTGGCGATTTCGATGTTGCGGAACGACGTGAAAAAATCTCTGTTTAGCCGCAAATTGCACTGATTTGATGACATCGACTTGATGTGCTGGAAATTAGTCAATTCGGATGAGAATGTTGTCGGGCTAAGCTTCCAATGTCGGAGGATCAGCGATTTTAGGTTTTCGTTCGAAGTTGATCTGGCCAAAAGGTGAGCACTTTTGCCTTCGGATCCGATTGCCAATGACTTTAAATGATCACTAATGTGATACAATACACGATCGATGAAATCCTTGTCGTACTGATCTTTCATTTTCAGCGaaagtaatgaaaattttttccgaaaaattggCTGCATGACTCCCGCAAATCTTTTACACACCTCGGCAACATTCATACAGTCATCGATTTCGAGAgattcaaaacatttatgtAAACAGTCGTCGTTGAGGACTGTTATCGACATTTTCTTCTGTTGAATAAAATCAACTTTCTCCATCACAAACATTCACagtgaatgaaaattattcgGAAACCGAATTCAACACACATGGGTCACTTTGACTTGAACTGTTAATTGTCTTTTTAAAACATCGTCACATCGATTGACAGCTGGAATTTTCTCCATTTTCTTACGAAGCCATCGTTAATACCAACAGACGTGCCCGACCTATGGTGGTCGAGTGCAAGCATTGACACATATACCAAAAAACATCGAACCCATTATAGGATGTTCGACTGAGCCATAACTAGTCATTTACGTCACAATCGAGGAGCAAAGTCCtgtattaggctctagatgtgagcctaataaagtacttttcGTGCTTCATACGAGATCCGAAAGtgaagaaatgtcaattttgactCAGACTCAGACTCAGACTTCACATCTTGAGCTGGGGACCACGCCCTGGTCCCAGTCAGGCTCTCTTAGAACAGTAAGGGAAAAGCATGTTGCGTTTTCCTGTTACTTTTTGGCCATCCAAGCTGTCCAGAGACTGTCCTGGTTGTCTCTCAAGAATTCCCCAGGCCAGTCTAAGGTCTGCAGCGCTGGGCCGCCACTCAAGTTGCTAGAACTTATATACCTCTGTATGCTACAGAGGTAACTAACAACAACTGCCGCCGCTCGGTCTGACAGTCGGACTAGCTacaaatgcaatttttcaatcaGTCAATATAGTTAGTCGAATTACCTCTCTCGCCAGTGTACTTACCACACACTTGGCTCACCGCTATTGTCATGTTTCTTGTTATCGCCGTCTGTTCGTCTCTTCCAACCTGCGCGATTTGACGACGTTCTTCCTGCACTTCAACAAGTACTCAGTAACCGCCTTGATTTAAACGCACGCGACTCATCCTACTCTACCGACCCAGTAGGAACAACAACCGCGTCGATCAGTCTTGGCTGGACTAGCTACTAAACTCCAACCTCAACGCTGACAACCCCCCACAGGAGTCCTTCccgaaaaaagcaaaaaaacatAGATCCGAGCACAAATGCGCCAGCCCCGAACAAAAATACGACTGTCCGTGGAAAATTCATGCGCTctaagaaaagtgtacctttgacGCAAATTCGGGATATAGGCACACTTgtctcaaagcacatgaatCCCCCACAGACAATCACATTCTCTATTCAAAACCGACACACCCGTACATGTCTCCACTCTTCCCAAAAAAGAACCATGTAAAGAGTTACCAGCGATCAAAAACCTCGAAACGCACAAACGCAGGCCACAATTTCAGTGTGCCCCTGTTACCCTCTTAAGTCACAAAAGGACAACCAAAATGCAAACGCTGGAAACTCCAGGGTCCACGCCACGGGAAACAGTTGCACATAATTCAATAATCCAGACCATTTTTGATCACCACGGGGACCTCCAACGGTCTCATATCGTCAATGGACCTCCAACGGTCGCTCCACTGATGCTTGGGCTGCGATGCTCTTATAGCGCATTCTTATCGTTTGCACTTGACGTCCATTTTTCACGCAaacttttcaatcaaaatggCGACCGGCCGCAAGCGAaggaaaaaacacaaaatcacCAACCTCTTTCCCGCACAAACACAGAAAAAACACAGTTCACGCACTCAGAAGCACCCAACACGCAATCCTCACCACACAGAACAATAATTAACGCGAAAACCAGcagaaaaaactaaaattaagaAGGAGCAAAAAACCGCACAACCTCTAGAagaagaaatgtcaattttgagcGACGAAAGTTTACTTAAGAGTggtatcgccaaatcttcaggtgattggggaacaagcggtctccgattttaatgtgtgatagctcgttagATTcctctttcaattctaagaaacacgtatctttcactttttctaaaaaaaaattgttttttgtgaaaagcgttcaaaagtgaagacatgtcagagagtaccgaaaacagtttttcgacaataactcaagaaaaaatgattttaaattgttgtaatgttgtacgattgtcggccttggaaagacctacaggtagagtatacgcaccgcttggtgcgagtagatccacgagagttatgactaaaaatgtagtgaatgttcggagagtccgccttctctgcagcttcaatgttccacgaaactgagtatggggtgttgtagctggcctcacccactatcgttccacatataaatgaacccagtacttttgtgctgcaagcccacagaagtgttggaaaaaaagttggtgccaaaatgcagattttttccttctttccggaggctctacagctggaacagtATCTGGaacgatacgtgtttcctagaattgaaagacgaatccaacgagctatcactcattaaaatcggagaccgcttgtttccaaagttaaaaaaatcacctgaagatttggcgatatcactcttaatgaGTCACgcgaaaatgaaatgtcattgtgacgtaaataactattgcaacgagttgcataaaacgttttatgccacagactcatctaaagtttgcaaatttcgcatattatgatgctgagtggcataaagTTTACTTTCGTCTaccaaaattgacatttttactttcggtttcCTTAGCAAAGGTCATTGTCAAGTGCATTTGATATTATGCATTTaaatgtcattttcacaaagctaacctctaaaaagtaaaatttcatgTGAAAATAACAACTAATTTGACATATCAAATGCACATGACACTTATCTATTAATGTTTCAACCTCGGTTTCAACATAGAAATCACTGAAATAGCCAAAAACACACCTGTTGActgttttttctatttttataggtttcttccatcgtacggtaaaaacgaattttgacaggccgaaaacaaccgaccgtcatccatagaagcaaacataaccgcaacttaaacaaatttgttcgttaaaacttcaaagtgaggttgtgttggcttctctgtggatgacgattgacattttgaacggccttggaagagaCCTATagccattgtatgaaaaagaatagccaattttgatgtttcagccacggcagagtaaaataaaccaggcaggagcggttcattttcgaaacgtcaaataagggacctaatacactatATGATAaagaactcaaatgaacactgacataaattgaaaaattttattcgcaaaatataaaGGGCTACTAGAtgattcaggtccctagtcaaacaagcgcttctgcctggttaactttactctgtcgtgtttCAGCCCTCTATTTGAGTaacgtcaaagtcagcttctgTGCTTGAGAGTGCTACGCCACAAGccaatcaaaaaatttgtttaactcGATTAATTTCACCGAGCGTTTCCCCCTACCTCTCATTGTCAATCCAAACAAGGATCTGCAGCTCATGCTTCACATTTTATCTTCAATTTTAACTGATTAATCGATAAATGATTTATGTTTTAGTGCACATATTTCTTCCAAAGATGTTTGTGAGAAACCGGAACGATGTCGAGATGCATCGAATTACAATAAAGTgtcacaaaacaatttttttacgcCATCAAATGTAAGTTTTATATGCTTTTAACCTTACAAACATTTAACACATCTGTTCGGAGGTATCTCAACCGTTAATTGTACAGCGATGTACCGAACATTTCTACTTATTTATTCCAGTAACTGAGAAGCATACAAGCTTCTTGCTCTCATCAACTTGTTTCGGGTAAAAACGAAAGACACTACAAGCTCCCATTTAgtagggtgtgtcgatttcaattatttttttttagtcattccgggttccgccctaccgcgattcaccctcgcactagcaataataatcagcaaatttttttttttctaagtcaatataagcttgcaccgtcactttttcaaaaattttcgagcaACACGAGATAGCTGGATTATGggtccgaaccaaaaaaaatctacagatgcttttgcaaagttttcactctgtacggcatctagagggtctactagaacatacaaaaattaaaaaaagttaaaaaaatgttttaccgtcattttggtatagcatcaagtttcaccgaggtggaattttcaagaattttgtaagtggaaaagtcATCTCACctgggtgaatttttttcaagctattgttgtgatagctcattttgtaggtatttcaataGCGCATCCAGCAAACATACAGTTTAGatagataaatttaaatattttttggtttcgcTGTTGGAAGGCCCAAAAATTGGGCATTTCTTCGAGTATGGagacaattaacattttaaatacagcaagtaaatgaaaaattttgacagaaattcaaatattattcatgaata
It includes:
- the LOC119067681 gene encoding uncharacterized protein LOC119067681, yielding MFVMEKVDFIQQKKMSITVLNDDCLHKCFESLEIDDCMNVAEVCKRFAGVMQPIFRKKFSLLSLKMKDQYDKDFIDRVLYHISDHLKSLAIGSEGKSAHLLARSTSNENLKSLILRHWKLSPTTFSSELTNFQHIKSMSSNQCNLRLNRDFFTSFRNIEIANFRYCRGVHNKSITKFFETNDKIKSVTIHCLGFHGFPLGSLALLPRLEQVNFLGLVASPEYLIQLSQIRSLKRLKLSTRHLNSSYVMGPLLLHLDWIEGLEIKGFRIDENVFASLQKMHSLKLFGLTFPSIFFWKWKPAFTLPSTITDLKLESVHISAKQIASIICELPKLQKFHVNAHPQSIIDNNNVKIDDFETIVNLIFDALDIDASKRYVKVTLINAKYSSEELRLGSLQFFGIHPSKSCFGIDFPDFNRLLCPVSN